In a single window of the Terrirubrum flagellatum genome:
- the cysN gene encoding sulfate adenylyltransferase subunit CysN, which yields MSARAATKVEQVAREQIPAAANAPTALAPAVAGPTLLRFITCGSVDDGKSTLIGRLMVEAGVVPDDQLAALESDSAKQGSAAGELDYSLLVDGLAAEREQGITIDVAYRYFATAKRAFIVADTPGHEQYTRNMATGASTADLAVILIDARKGVLPQTRRHSFIVSLMGVRRVVLAINKMDMVGYDESVFARIDADYRAAVASLGFEQIAAVPVSAREGDNIAARSERTPWFTGAPLLALLEGAQTDARAADEAGFAFPVQWVNRPNLDFRGYAGTVARGAVSVGAEVVALPSGRRSRIARIVTADGDLDAAQIGQAVTVTLDDEIDISRGDVLASPTLRPRIRKHLSARLLWTGERPMRGDRDYLIRVGAATARASIEAVHSVIDVESFAAKPAETLAMNDIGLASLAFDRPLVVTDFAESAELGGFILIDRLTNETVAFGFVAPDGSDPAASARSEELARLVSKHLGRPGTDTRLRRMQEVSWRIVSAVIVGALTLWATDSAILAWTLAGADLVLRTALRRINALAWRRALKRRPVHEFNDYGGGI from the coding sequence ATGAGCGCGCGCGCCGCCACCAAGGTCGAGCAGGTCGCGCGGGAGCAGATTCCCGCGGCCGCCAATGCGCCCACAGCGCTTGCGCCTGCGGTCGCGGGGCCGACGCTGCTGCGCTTCATTACCTGCGGATCGGTCGATGACGGCAAGTCGACGCTGATCGGCCGGCTGATGGTCGAGGCGGGAGTGGTGCCGGATGATCAACTTGCCGCGCTCGAAAGCGACTCCGCGAAGCAGGGATCGGCGGCGGGCGAACTCGACTATTCGCTCCTCGTCGACGGGCTCGCGGCCGAGCGCGAGCAGGGCATCACCATCGACGTGGCCTATCGCTATTTCGCCACGGCGAAGCGCGCTTTCATCGTCGCGGATACGCCGGGCCATGAGCAATATACGCGCAACATGGCGACCGGCGCCTCGACCGCCGATCTCGCGGTCATCCTGATCGATGCGCGCAAGGGCGTGCTGCCGCAGACGCGCCGCCATTCCTTCATTGTCTCGCTGATGGGCGTGCGCCGCGTCGTGCTCGCCATCAACAAGATGGACATGGTCGGTTACGACGAGAGCGTCTTCGCTCGCATCGACGCCGATTATCGCGCCGCCGTCGCGAGCCTCGGCTTCGAGCAGATCGCGGCCGTTCCCGTTTCCGCGCGCGAGGGCGACAATATCGCTGCGCGATCCGAACGGACGCCCTGGTTCACGGGCGCGCCGCTGCTCGCTCTTCTCGAAGGCGCGCAGACGGACGCGCGCGCCGCCGACGAGGCCGGCTTCGCATTTCCCGTGCAATGGGTGAACCGGCCCAACCTCGACTTCCGGGGCTATGCCGGAACGGTCGCGCGCGGCGCGGTCTCGGTCGGCGCCGAAGTCGTGGCGCTGCCATCCGGCCGCCGTTCGCGCATCGCGCGCATCGTCACCGCTGACGGCGATCTCGACGCAGCGCAGATCGGGCAGGCGGTCACCGTCACGCTTGACGACGAGATCGATATTTCGCGCGGCGATGTGCTGGCGTCGCCAACCTTGCGCCCGCGCATCCGCAAGCACTTGTCCGCGCGGCTGCTCTGGACCGGCGAGCGGCCGATGCGCGGCGACCGCGATTATCTCATTCGCGTCGGCGCCGCGACGGCGCGGGCGTCGATCGAAGCCGTTCACTCCGTCATTGATGTCGAGAGCTTCGCAGCGAAGCCGGCCGAGACGCTGGCCATGAATGATATCGGGCTCGCCTCGCTCGCCTTCGACCGGCCGCTGGTGGTGACCGATTTCGCGGAGAGCGCCGAACTCGGCGGCTTCATCCTGATCGATCGGCTGACGAACGAGACCGTCGCCTTCGGCTTCGTCGCGCCTGACGGCAGCGATCCCGCGGCCTCCGCGCGCAGCGAGGAACTCGCCCGGCTGGTCAGCAAGCATCTCGGGCGGCCGGGCACAGACACCAGACTGCGCCGCATGCAGGAGGTGAGCTGGCGGATCGTCAGCGCCGTCATCGTGGGGGCGCTGACGCTGTGGGCGACGGACAGCGCGATTCTCGCCTGGACGCTGGCCGGAGCGGACCTTGTCCTGCGCACGGCGCTGCGGCGCATCAATGCGCTCGCATGGCGCAGGGCGCTGAAGCGGCGTCCCGTTCATGAATTCAACGACTATGGAGGCGGAATATGA
- the cysW gene encoding sulfate ABC transporter permease subunit CysW translates to MSDATAFLSAPAAPAQRVRSESRATQFCLIAVAIAFLGLFLFLPLASVFVEAFAKGWDAYLVALTEPDAWAAIRLTLLIAVIAVPLNVVIGLAAAWAIAKFDFPGKNLLVSLIDLPFSVSPVISGLVYVLLLGAQGYFGPWLAANNVQIIFALPGILLATIFVTFPFVARELIPHMQSLGSADEEAALTLGASGWRTFFMITLPNVKWSLLYGVLLCNARAMGEFGAVSVVSGRIRGVTTTMPLHIEILYNEYNTVAAFAVASLLALLALVTLLLKTLLEWRSGDGQAARQNI, encoded by the coding sequence ATGTCTGACGCAACCGCATTTCTTTCCGCGCCTGCTGCACCCGCGCAACGCGTGCGATCGGAGTCGCGCGCGACGCAATTTTGTCTGATCGCGGTCGCGATCGCCTTTCTCGGGCTTTTCCTGTTTCTGCCGCTGGCGTCGGTCTTCGTCGAAGCCTTCGCCAAGGGCTGGGACGCCTATCTCGTAGCGCTGACCGAGCCGGACGCATGGGCTGCGATCAGGCTGACCTTGCTGATCGCAGTCATCGCGGTGCCGCTCAATGTGGTCATAGGACTAGCGGCGGCATGGGCGATCGCGAAATTCGACTTCCCCGGCAAGAATCTGCTGGTGTCGTTGATCGACCTGCCATTCTCCGTTTCGCCTGTCATTTCGGGCCTCGTCTATGTCCTGCTGTTGGGCGCGCAGGGCTATTTCGGACCGTGGCTTGCAGCGAACAACGTCCAGATCATCTTCGCGCTGCCGGGAATTCTGTTGGCGACGATCTTCGTGACGTTTCCGTTCGTCGCGCGCGAGTTGATCCCGCATATGCAGTCGCTGGGAAGCGCCGACGAGGAAGCGGCGCTGACGCTCGGCGCATCGGGCTGGCGCACATTCTTCATGATCACGCTTCCCAACGTGAAATGGAGTCTGCTTTATGGCGTGCTGCTATGTAACGCGCGCGCCATGGGCGAATTCGGCGCCGTCTCCGTGGTGTCGGGCCGCATTCGCGGCGTCACCACGACGATGCCGCTGCATATCGAGATTCTCTACAACGAGTACAACACGGTCGCGGCCTTCGCCGTCGCGTCGCTTCTCGCGCTGCTGGCGCTGGTGACGCTGCTGTTGAAAACGCTGCTCGAGTGGCGGTCCGGCGACGGACAAGCCGCGCGCCAGAATATCTGA
- the cysD gene encoding sulfate adenylyltransferase subunit CysD, producing the protein MIQLTHLQKLEAEAIYIIREVAATCDNPVLLYSIGKDSAVLLHLALKAFYPAKLPFPLLHVDTTWKFRDMIAFRDAAATRLNVNLLVHINEEGLKAGVSPFGAQAHLHTDLMKTQALKQALNKYRFDAAFGGARRDEEKSRAKERVFSLRSPDHRWDPKNQRPEPWRLFNTRKAPGESFRVFPLSNWTELDVWDYIARENIPVPGLYFAAPRPVVARDGALIMRDDDRMELRPGETLETRMVRFRTLGCYPLTGAIESEAATVEDIIREMRESRSSERQGRIIDRDGSSSMEAKKQDGYF; encoded by the coding sequence GTGATTCAGTTGACGCATCTGCAGAAGCTTGAGGCGGAAGCGATCTACATCATCCGCGAGGTCGCCGCGACCTGCGATAATCCCGTGCTGCTCTATTCGATCGGTAAGGATTCCGCTGTCCTCCTGCATCTTGCGCTGAAGGCGTTCTATCCCGCGAAACTGCCTTTCCCGCTGCTCCATGTCGACACGACCTGGAAGTTTCGGGACATGATCGCGTTCCGCGACGCAGCGGCGACGCGGCTCAACGTCAATCTGCTCGTCCATATCAATGAGGAAGGTTTGAAGGCGGGCGTTAGCCCGTTCGGCGCGCAGGCGCATCTGCATACCGACCTCATGAAGACGCAGGCGCTGAAGCAGGCGCTCAACAAATACAGATTCGATGCGGCGTTCGGCGGCGCGCGGCGCGATGAGGAGAAGAGCCGCGCCAAGGAGCGCGTATTCTCGCTGCGCTCGCCCGATCATCGCTGGGACCCGAAGAACCAGCGGCCGGAGCCATGGCGCCTGTTCAACACGCGCAAGGCGCCGGGCGAAAGTTTCCGCGTCTTCCCGCTGTCGAACTGGACCGAGCTTGACGTGTGGGACTACATCGCGCGCGAGAATATTCCCGTGCCGGGCCTCTATTTCGCCGCGCCGCGTCCTGTCGTGGCGCGCGACGGCGCGCTCATCATGCGCGACGATGATCGTATGGAGCTGCGTCCCGGCGAAACGCTGGAGACGCGCATGGTGCGCTTCCGGACGCTCGGCTGCTATCCCCTCACGGGCGCGATCGAGAGCGAAGCGGCGACCGTCGAAGACATCATCAGGGAGATGCGGGAGTCGCGCTCGTCCGAGCGGCAGGGCCGCATTATCGATCGCGACGGCTCGAGCTCGATGGAAGCCAAGAAGCAGGACGGATATTTCTGA
- the cysT gene encoding sulfate ABC transporter permease subunit CysT: MAAAAPALRSTGPAARGHSVLPGLGLSLGVTVTALSLIVLIPLAALVIKAASAGVDDMIAIATSERTLAALRLSFGAALAAALINAVFGLLIAWVLGRYSFPGRRLIDAAVDLPFALPTAVAGIALATIYSPNGWVGRLLAPFDIKIAYTPLGVMVALVFVGLPFVVRTVQPVLNDLESEIEEAAALLGASRARTIFTVLLPAIMPALLTGFLLAFARAVGEYGSVIFIAGNIPMVSEIAPLLIVIRLEQFDYAGAAVLAVMMLLVSFLLIFIVNWLHGASRRTIGDV; encoded by the coding sequence GTGGCGGCCGCTGCTCCTGCGCTTCGATCGACCGGACCGGCCGCGCGGGGCCATTCCGTTTTGCCGGGATTGGGACTGTCGCTTGGCGTCACGGTGACGGCGCTCTCGCTGATTGTTCTCATTCCGCTCGCTGCGCTTGTGATCAAGGCTGCAAGCGCAGGCGTTGATGACATGATCGCCATCGCGACATCGGAACGCACGCTGGCGGCGCTGAGACTGTCGTTTGGCGCGGCGCTGGCTGCGGCGCTGATCAACGCCGTCTTCGGACTTCTGATCGCCTGGGTGTTGGGCCGCTATAGCTTTCCCGGTCGACGACTGATCGACGCTGCCGTCGACCTGCCCTTCGCTTTGCCAACCGCTGTCGCCGGCATCGCGCTTGCGACGATCTATTCGCCGAACGGCTGGGTCGGGCGTTTGCTCGCGCCGTTCGACATCAAGATCGCCTACACGCCGCTCGGCGTGATGGTGGCGCTTGTCTTCGTTGGATTGCCTTTCGTCGTGCGCACGGTGCAGCCGGTTCTGAACGATCTCGAATCCGAAATTGAGGAGGCGGCTGCTTTGCTCGGCGCAAGCCGCGCGCGCACCATCTTCACCGTGCTGCTGCCGGCGATCATGCCGGCGTTATTGACGGGCTTTCTTCTCGCCTTCGCGCGCGCCGTCGGCGAATATGGCTCGGTGATCTTCATCGCCGGAAATATTCCGATGGTGTCGGAGATCGCGCCGCTGCTGATCGTCATCAGGCTCGAACAGTTCGACTATGCCGGCGCCGCCGTCCTTGCGGTGATGATGTTGCTGGTGTCGTTTCTGCTGATCTTCATCGTCAACTGGCTGCATGGCGCATCGCGCAGGACGATCGGCGATGTCTGA
- the cysG gene encoding siroheme synthase CysG — protein sequence MTDAVARTPVPSAPQRIAPLAALPVFHKLAGRKVVLAGAGEGAAWKAELLAATGARLAIFAGDEQRAFASVAADEFKGQVEIIAREWTESDLAGAAIAIAECDNDEDAARFAAAARAAGAAVNVIDRPAFCDFQFGAIVNRSPVIVSISTDGAAPVFGQSIRSKIEALLPKSLQGWAEAARDWRPSVQTREPSYAQRRGFWERFTDLAWRAIERAPSERDRDGLLRDLDRLTTAVAPSGRVTLVGAGPGDPELLTLKAVRALQSADVILYDDLVGPDILDFARREAKRMLVGKTGYGPSCKQDDINALMVSLARQGKHVVRLKGGDPGIFGRAGEEIAACKAVNIPVAIVPGVTSAQGAAASLGVSLTERKRARRVQYVTGHGADGKLPKDISWSAIADEGVTTVVYMPRRTLNELSAQAIAAGLDPATPAIAVAAATRPNEARVATTIAELPDRLGDLPDDQPVLVMIGRALDQALANSIDDRAILTA from the coding sequence ATGACCGACGCCGTCGCCCGCACGCCTGTTCCTTCAGCGCCCCAACGCATCGCGCCGCTGGCGGCGCTGCCTGTGTTCCACAAGCTCGCCGGGCGCAAGGTCGTGCTGGCCGGGGCGGGCGAGGGCGCTGCATGGAAGGCGGAGCTGCTGGCGGCGACCGGCGCGCGGCTCGCCATTTTCGCGGGCGACGAGCAGCGAGCGTTCGCCTCTGTCGCCGCAGATGAATTCAAGGGCCAAGTCGAGATCATTGCGCGCGAATGGACGGAAAGCGACCTCGCCGGCGCGGCGATCGCCATCGCCGAATGCGACAATGACGAGGACGCCGCGCGGTTCGCCGCAGCCGCCCGCGCCGCCGGCGCGGCCGTCAATGTGATCGACCGGCCGGCCTTCTGCGATTTCCAGTTTGGCGCGATCGTCAACCGGTCGCCTGTCATCGTCTCAATCTCGACAGACGGCGCGGCGCCGGTCTTCGGCCAGTCGATCCGCTCCAAGATCGAGGCTTTGCTGCCGAAGAGCCTGCAGGGCTGGGCCGAGGCGGCGCGCGACTGGCGGCCGTCCGTGCAGACGCGCGAACCTTCTTATGCGCAGCGGCGTGGCTTCTGGGAGCGCTTCACGGATCTCGCCTGGCGCGCCATCGAGCGCGCGCCGAGCGAACGTGACCGTGACGGGCTGCTGCGCGATCTCGATCGGCTGACGACGGCGGTCGCCCCGTCCGGGCGCGTCACGCTCGTTGGCGCAGGCCCCGGCGATCCCGAGCTCCTGACTCTCAAGGCTGTTCGCGCGCTGCAATCGGCCGACGTGATCCTCTATGACGATCTCGTCGGGCCCGACATTCTCGATTTCGCGCGACGCGAGGCGAAGCGCATGCTGGTCGGCAAGACTGGATATGGACCATCCTGCAAGCAGGACGACATCAATGCGTTGATGGTGTCGCTCGCGAGGCAGGGCAAGCATGTGGTGCGCCTCAAGGGCGGCGATCCCGGAATTTTCGGACGCGCGGGCGAAGAGATCGCGGCCTGCAAGGCGGTGAATATTCCAGTCGCGATCGTGCCCGGCGTGACCTCGGCGCAAGGCGCGGCGGCGTCGCTTGGCGTTTCTTTGACCGAGCGCAAGCGCGCGCGGCGCGTTCAGTATGTGACGGGCCATGGCGCCGACGGAAAGCTGCCGAAAGATATCTCGTGGTCGGCGATCGCCGATGAAGGCGTGACAACTGTCGTCTACATGCCACGCCGCACGCTTAACGAATTGAGCGCACAGGCGATTGCGGCTGGGCTTGATCCTGCGACGCCCGCCATCGCCGTCGCGGCGGCGACGCGCCCGAACGAGGCGCGCGTCGCGACGACGATCGCCGAGTTGCCGGATCGTCTCGGCGATCTGCCCGACGATCAGCCTGTGCTTGTTATGATCGGTCGCGCGCTCGATCAGGCGCTGGCGAATTCCATCGACGACCGGGCGATTCTAACGGCGTAA
- a CDS encoding peptide ABC transporter ATP-binding protein, whose product MSATVVEARELRQVYEIKRGLFRAPAHLHAVSSVSFSVKAGKTLAVVGESGCGKSTLARMVTLIEKPTSGALTLDGKDAVSPSGQDAKTLRRTVQFVFQNPYGSLNPRKKIGTILEEPLLINTDLPKAQRTEKARAMMAKVGLRPEHYVRYPHMFSGGQRQRIAIARALMLSPKLLVADEPVSALDVSIQAQVLNLLADLQEELKLAYLFISHDLGVVRHIAHDVMVMYLGHSIEQGPKHALFARPLHPYTQALLASTPNTSGAKRERIVLRGELPSPLNPPKGCVFSTRCPYVKDRCRAERPAPRTLDNRMVACHFAEDFLKAAA is encoded by the coding sequence ATGAGCGCGACCGTCGTCGAAGCCCGCGAACTCCGGCAGGTCTACGAGATCAAGCGCGGCCTCTTCCGCGCGCCCGCCCATCTGCATGCGGTGAGCAGCGTCTCCTTCTCCGTCAAAGCCGGAAAGACGCTCGCTGTGGTCGGCGAGTCCGGCTGCGGCAAATCCACGCTCGCGCGCATGGTGACGCTGATCGAGAAACCGACATCGGGCGCACTGACGCTCGACGGCAAGGACGCGGTCTCGCCTTCCGGGCAAGACGCGAAGACGCTCCGCCGCACGGTGCAGTTCGTCTTCCAGAACCCCTATGGCTCGCTCAATCCGCGTAAGAAGATCGGCACGATCCTCGAAGAGCCGCTGCTCATCAACACCGACCTGCCGAAGGCCCAGCGCACGGAGAAGGCGCGCGCCATGATGGCGAAAGTCGGCCTGCGGCCCGAGCATTATGTGCGCTATCCCCACATGTTCTCTGGCGGCCAGCGCCAGCGCATCGCGATCGCGCGCGCGCTCATGCTGTCGCCGAAACTGCTGGTCGCGGACGAGCCGGTGTCGGCGCTCGACGTGTCGATCCAGGCGCAGGTGCTGAACCTGCTCGCCGATCTCCAGGAAGAGCTGAAGCTCGCCTATCTCTTCATCTCGCACGATCTCGGCGTCGTCAGGCACATCGCGCATGATGTGATGGTGATGTATCTTGGCCATTCGATCGAACAGGGCCCGAAGCATGCGCTGTTCGCGCGACCATTGCATCCCTACACGCAGGCGCTGCTCGCATCGACGCCGAACACATCGGGCGCGAAGCGCGAGCGCATCGTGTTGCGCGGCGAATTGCCCTCGCCGCTCAATCCGCCGAAGGGATGCGTGTTCTCGACACGCTGCCCCTATGTGAAGGATCGCTGCCGCGCTGAAAGGCCCGCGCCGCGCACGCTCGACAACCGCATGGTCGCGTGCCACTTCGCCGAGGACTTTCTCAAGGCCGCAGCGTGA
- a CDS encoding sulfate/molybdate ABC transporter ATP-binding protein — protein MSVAMTVEAVEKQFGTHAALRGVSLDVRAGELVALLGPSGSGKTTLLRLIAGLDAQDSGRILFDQSDVQNLSLRDRRIGFVFQNYALFRHMTVAANIGFGLRARPRSSRPSRAEIARRVEELLELVQLGGLGGRFPTQLSGGQRQRVALARALAIEPRVLLLDEPFGALDAKVRKDLRRWLRELHDRTGHTTVFVTHDQEEALELADRVAILNDGRIEQVDAPDDVYDHPRTAFVCEFLGEANRLPVEIAGGRAFFRDAPIYAGSQVNRSGPAALYVRPHHFKLIEPSSVGLSGVVAAVRRRGAIRRAEVAIDGLDNNLDVDVASQIAPAVGENVGLRVTQANVFSLAA, from the coding sequence ATGTCAGTCGCAATGACTGTTGAAGCGGTGGAGAAACAGTTCGGGACGCATGCCGCCCTGCGCGGCGTGTCGCTCGACGTGCGCGCCGGCGAGCTTGTTGCTTTGCTTGGGCCGTCCGGCTCGGGCAAGACGACGTTGCTGCGCCTCATCGCCGGGCTCGACGCGCAGGATTCCGGCCGCATCCTGTTCGATCAATCCGATGTGCAGAATCTCTCGCTGCGCGATCGCCGCATCGGCTTCGTGTTCCAGAACTATGCGCTGTTCCGGCATATGACGGTCGCGGCGAATATCGGCTTTGGATTGCGCGCACGTCCGCGTTCGTCGCGTCCATCACGCGCGGAGATTGCGCGGCGTGTTGAAGAGCTGCTGGAGCTTGTCCAGCTTGGCGGGCTTGGCGGTCGCTTCCCGACGCAGTTGTCAGGCGGCCAACGGCAGCGCGTAGCTCTGGCGCGCGCGCTGGCGATCGAACCGCGCGTGCTGCTTCTCGACGAGCCCTTTGGCGCGCTCGACGCGAAAGTGCGCAAGGACCTGCGGCGCTGGCTGCGCGAACTTCACGACCGCACCGGCCACACGACGGTCTTCGTCACGCATGATCAGGAAGAGGCGCTTGAGCTCGCCGATCGCGTCGCGATCCTGAACGACGGCCGCATCGAGCAGGTCGACGCGCCTGATGATGTCTATGATCATCCGCGCACGGCGTTCGTCTGTGAATTCCTCGGCGAGGCGAACCGTCTCCCCGTCGAGATCGCCGGCGGGCGCGCGTTTTTCCGCGACGCGCCGATCTATGCGGGCTCGCAGGTCAATCGTTCAGGGCCGGCGGCGCTCTATGTGCGGCCGCATCATTTCAAGCTGATCGAACCCTCTTCGGTCGGGCTGAGCGGCGTCGTCGCCGCAGTGCGCCGGCGCGGGGCGATCCGCCGCGCCGAAGTGGCGATCGACGGTCTCGACAATAATCTCGATGTCGATGTCGCGAGCCAGATTGCGCCGGCGGTCGGCGAAAATGTCGGCCTGCGGGTCACGCAGGCCAACGTGTTTTCATTGGCGGCTTAA
- a CDS encoding sulfate ABC transporter substrate-binding protein: MTLGRKRSLIDLALAAAAFAFCFAVIGHARAQTELLNVSYDPTRELYRALNEAFIADWKASSGQTITIRQSHGGSGAQARTVIDGLNADVVTLALAGDIDAVAERSKKIPADWQKKLPHNSSPYTSTIVFLVRKGNPKGIKDWGDLAKPGIAVITPNPKTSGGARWNYLAAWAWAQKAYGNDDAKVRGYVAALLKNVPVFDTGARGATTTFAQRGLGDVLLAWENEAFLALAEFGADKFDIVAPSLSILAEPPVALVDGNVDAKKTRAVAQAYLEFLYTPKAQAIIAKNFYRPILPESAAPQDLARFPKLELVTIDKDFGGWAKAQKDHFADGGTFDQLYKPAR; this comes from the coding sequence ATGACCCTCGGGCGAAAGCGATCGCTTATCGATCTTGCGCTTGCCGCCGCAGCGTTCGCGTTCTGCTTCGCGGTGATCGGGCATGCGCGGGCGCAGACGGAGCTTCTCAACGTCTCCTATGATCCGACGCGCGAACTCTATCGCGCGCTCAACGAAGCCTTCATCGCGGACTGGAAGGCGAGCAGTGGGCAGACGATCACCATTCGCCAGTCACATGGCGGTTCGGGCGCGCAGGCACGCACCGTGATCGACGGCCTCAACGCGGACGTGGTGACGCTTGCGCTCGCGGGCGACATCGACGCCGTCGCCGAACGCAGCAAGAAAATCCCGGCCGACTGGCAGAAGAAGCTTCCGCACAATTCCTCGCCCTACACCTCGACGATCGTCTTCCTCGTGCGCAAGGGCAATCCGAAGGGGATCAAGGACTGGGGCGATCTCGCGAAGCCCGGCATCGCAGTGATCACGCCGAATCCGAAAACCAGCGGCGGCGCGCGCTGGAATTATCTTGCGGCCTGGGCGTGGGCGCAGAAAGCTTACGGCAATGACGACGCGAAAGTGCGCGGCTATGTCGCGGCGTTGCTGAAGAATGTGCCTGTCTTCGACACCGGCGCGCGCGGCGCGACGACGACGTTCGCGCAGCGCGGCCTCGGCGACGTGTTGCTGGCGTGGGAGAACGAGGCCTTCCTCGCGCTCGCGGAATTCGGCGCCGACAAATTCGACATCGTCGCGCCGAGCCTGTCGATCCTGGCGGAGCCGCCGGTCGCGCTGGTCGACGGCAATGTCGACGCGAAGAAGACGCGCGCCGTCGCGCAGGCCTATCTCGAATTTCTCTACACGCCGAAGGCGCAGGCGATCATCGCGAAAAACTTCTATCGGCCGATCCTGCCGGAAAGTGCGGCGCCGCAGGACCTCGCACGCTTTCCCAAGCTTGAGCTCGTGACGATCGACAAGGATTTCGGCGGCTGGGCGAAGGCGCAGAAGGATCATTTTGCCGACGGCGGCACCTTCGATCAGCTTTACAAACCGGCGAGGTGA
- a CDS encoding ABC transporter ATP-binding protein → MSLLEIENLSVEFPTSSGVLRAVDGVSMKLDEGEILGVVGESGSGKSVTMLALMGLVAYPGRVKADKLAFAGRDLLTMSEGDRRKLTGKDVAMIFQEPTTSLNPCFTIGFQLAETLRLHEGMSNSAARKRAIELLEQVGIPAPESRLKAYPHQLSGGMNQRVMIAMAIACNPRLLIADEPTTALDVTIQAQILDLLMSLQRDRGMALVLITHNMGVVAETAQRIMVMYAGQIMEERKVGALFEAPQHPYSAALLSALPERSENDTRLATIPGMVPGLHDRPRGCLFSPRCAYATDHSRNVRPALREWQGGQIRCHYPLGDPERAGNMAAGGLVAQPENAA, encoded by the coding sequence ATGTCTCTTCTCGAAATCGAAAATCTGAGCGTCGAATTTCCGACTTCGTCGGGCGTGCTGCGCGCCGTCGACGGCGTCAGCATGAAGCTCGACGAGGGCGAAATCCTCGGCGTCGTCGGCGAATCCGGATCGGGCAAGAGCGTCACCATGCTCGCCCTCATGGGCCTCGTCGCCTATCCCGGACGCGTGAAGGCCGACAAGCTCGCCTTCGCCGGGCGCGATCTGCTCACAATGTCGGAAGGCGATCGTCGCAAGCTCACGGGCAAGGACGTCGCGATGATCTTCCAGGAGCCGACGACCAGCCTCAATCCCTGTTTCACCATCGGCTTCCAGCTCGCCGAGACGCTGAGATTGCATGAGGGCATGAGCAACTCCGCAGCGCGCAAGCGCGCCATCGAGCTGCTGGAGCAGGTCGGCATCCCCGCGCCTGAGAGCCGCCTGAAAGCCTATCCGCATCAGCTCTCCGGCGGCATGAACCAGCGCGTGATGATCGCCATGGCGATCGCCTGCAATCCGCGCCTGCTCATCGCCGACGAGCCAACCACCGCGCTCGACGTCACCATTCAGGCGCAGATCCTCGACCTCCTGATGTCGCTGCAGCGCGACCGCGGCATGGCGCTGGTGCTGATCACGCACAATATGGGCGTCGTCGCCGAGACCGCGCAGCGCATCATGGTGATGTATGCCGGCCAGATCATGGAGGAGCGCAAGGTCGGCGCGCTCTTTGAAGCCCCCCAGCATCCCTATTCCGCCGCGCTGCTGTCGGCGCTGCCGGAGCGCAGCGAGAACGACACGCGTCTCGCCACGATCCCCGGCATGGTGCCGGGCCTTCACGATCGCCCGCGCGGCTGCCTGTTCAGTCCGCGCTGCGCCTACGCCACCGATCATTCGCGCAATGTGCGCCCGGCGCTGCGCGAATGGCAGGGCGGCCAAATCCGCTGCCACTATCCGCTCGGCGATCCCGAGCGCGCTGGAAACATGGCCGCGGGCGGCCTTGTCGCGCAGCCGGAGAACGCGGCATGA